A genomic window from Deltaproteobacteria bacterium IMCC39524 includes:
- a CDS encoding DUF721 domain-containing protein — MKKAALAGDLVEKLLKGFGLDERLQQYRALIIWEEVVGPQIAARTRPIRIREGILEVNVDQPTWMQQLQLMKPKILAQLNAELGKATIKDLFLKRGKVHVRVDKEVEPPPKWRMVQLDDSEKTKIKELLTGIENPELRDEMEKFLVKQSRLLKAEGEKLVAG, encoded by the coding sequence ATGAAGAAGGCAGCTCTTGCCGGTGATCTGGTTGAAAAGCTGCTCAAAGGGTTCGGTCTTGATGAGCGCCTGCAACAATACCGCGCTCTGATTATCTGGGAAGAAGTCGTCGGACCACAGATCGCAGCCCGCACCCGCCCGATCAGAATTCGCGAGGGGATTCTTGAAGTCAACGTCGACCAACCGACCTGGATGCAGCAGTTGCAGCTGATGAAGCCCAAAATCCTCGCTCAACTAAACGCGGAACTCGGCAAAGCCACCATCAAGGACCTGTTCCTCAAGCGTGGCAAGGTTCATGTTCGTGTTGACAAAGAAGTGGAGCCACCGCCGAAATGGAGGATGGTGCAGTTAGACGATAGTGAAAAAACAAAGATAAAAGAACTGCTGACTGGAATTGAAAATCCTGAGCTACGAGATGAGATGGAAAAGTTTTTGGTAAAACAATCGCGGCTGCTTAAGGCTGAGGGCGAGAAGCTGGTTGCTGGTTAG
- the recO gene encoding DNA repair protein RecO, protein MNLLVSPAIILHHTDYGEADRIVTFLTPEHGRLKGFARAARKSRKRFGASLEPCAEVQLHWTARGSGDLVSLRDAELVDLHSGLRRDLETLTLASYGCELADVLFDESGVGVEVFQLLQAFLNHLDSEGYSVEARLLLEIRMLSVAGYLPHLQHCADCFGPLPNGAVSFSAALDGSLCSDCDAGRATLKVDRMTLGTLGRIMHTPLTSFADFKLSPLSRKEGQLLLSDALHCHLHRPLRSLEFLNRFSPDETP, encoded by the coding sequence ATGAATTTACTTGTCTCCCCAGCAATCATCCTTCATCACACCGATTACGGTGAAGCCGACCGTATCGTCACCTTCCTCACGCCTGAACATGGACGTCTCAAAGGCTTTGCTCGGGCTGCACGGAAAAGTCGTAAGCGTTTCGGCGCCTCTCTGGAGCCCTGCGCTGAAGTTCAGCTGCATTGGACAGCACGCGGTTCTGGAGATCTGGTCAGCTTGCGCGATGCGGAGCTGGTCGACCTCCATTCCGGATTGCGTCGTGATCTGGAGACCCTGACGCTGGCCAGTTATGGCTGTGAGCTGGCTGATGTGCTTTTTGACGAGTCGGGCGTTGGGGTTGAGGTCTTTCAGCTTTTACAGGCCTTTCTCAACCATCTTGATAGCGAAGGTTATTCCGTTGAAGCACGACTCCTCCTGGAAATTCGCATGCTCTCTGTTGCCGGCTATCTCCCCCATCTTCAGCATTGTGCAGATTGTTTCGGACCCCTGCCGAATGGAGCTGTTAGTTTCTCGGCAGCCCTTGATGGGAGTCTTTGTTCTGACTGCGACGCTGGGCGGGCGACACTGAAAGTCGATCGTATGACACTCGGAACCTTGGGTCGAATCATGCATACCCCTCTGACCAGTTTTGCTGATTTCAAGCTCAGCCCTCTCTCTCGTAAAGAAGGTCAGCTGTTGTTGAGTGACGCCTTGCACTGTCACTTACACAGACCTCTGAGGAGCCTCGAATTTCTCAATCGGTTCAGCCCGGACGAGACACCTTGA
- a CDS encoding tRNA1(Val) (adenine(37)-N6)-methyltransferase, which produces MTTPVANDETLDELIATGFKVLQAKKGYRYSLDPVLLCAFISSVKNSRVVDLGTGNGVIPFLLSSRKEAVSIIGVELQRQMIERARRSVELNGLGESIQLVHADIRELDEVLSAGSCDVVTANPPYRVESSGRNAENGERCIARHERYGGLRDFLRAAAFLLTSGGRFYVVYLAERLPELLAEMRGSKIEPKRLRLVQSRIDEPARMVLVEGRKNGNPGMRVEPSLVIYKGEGRVYSDEVLAMYRPTVAVITNQQPASRPQP; this is translated from the coding sequence TTGACCACGCCAGTTGCTAATGATGAAACTCTTGATGAATTGATAGCTACTGGATTTAAGGTTCTGCAGGCGAAAAAAGGTTATCGTTATTCCCTTGATCCAGTTCTTCTTTGCGCGTTCATCTCAAGTGTAAAAAATAGTCGAGTGGTGGACCTTGGCACCGGAAATGGTGTCATCCCGTTTCTTTTGTCGTCCCGGAAGGAAGCGGTGTCGATAATCGGTGTTGAGCTTCAACGGCAAATGATTGAACGTGCTCGACGTTCCGTTGAGTTGAATGGCCTGGGAGAGTCTATTCAACTTGTTCATGCTGATATCCGCGAATTGGACGAAGTTCTATCTGCCGGGAGTTGCGATGTTGTCACGGCGAATCCTCCATACAGAGTGGAAAGCTCTGGACGAAATGCGGAAAATGGAGAACGATGTATTGCACGGCATGAACGTTATGGAGGGCTGAGAGATTTTTTGAGAGCGGCTGCATTTTTGCTCACTTCCGGTGGCCGGTTCTATGTGGTTTATCTTGCTGAACGTTTGCCGGAACTTCTGGCGGAGATGCGAGGTTCCAAAATCGAGCCAAAGCGGCTGCGTTTGGTCCAGTCGCGTATCGATGAGCCCGCCCGAATGGTCTTGGTCGAAGGGCGTAAAAATGGTAACCCCGGAATGAGGGTTGAGCCTTCTCTGGTCATTTACAAAGGGGAGGGGCGAGTTTACTCGGATGAAGTCCTGGCGATGTATAGACCGACAGTGGCAGTAATCACTAACCAGCAACCAGCTTCTCGCCCTCAGCCTTAA
- the glyS gene encoding glycine--tRNA ligase subunit beta — MSKDIFLEIGTEEIPAGFLPKAMADLERMIRKELETARLEFGEIKTFATPRRLALAVSDVAEDQPTLRTEAMGPAKQIAYDADGNPTKAAIGFARGQGVDVAELKLVETEKGEYLFIEKEEPGRPTRELLATVLPRLVAALSFKKSMRWETQDIRFARPMHWIVALYGGDVISFTHGNLTSGYQSRGHRFMAPQEFTVTDMGDWLEGCRKHFVTADHIERKATIREQVVATGKAAGGNTVVDEKLLEEVTYLLEDSTPLCGTFEEKYLQLPRELLVTSMREHQRYFTIEDAQGKLLNKFITVSNTRPEDEQVVVKGNEKVIRARLADAMFFWEEDQKIKFESNLETLKNVIYQAKLGSSFEKVERFTQIAKGLAERFEPTAVALTERAARLAKCDLESKMVYEFPELQGIMGREYSRLEGEDPRVSIAIFEHYLPTEAGGTLPSDNLGAFVSIADKIDTICGCFGVGLIPTGSADPYALRRCAIGVLNIILDRGYQVSIPELIEQSLGLLEEKLTRPRAEVQADVVDFIRLRLANMLTSRDFASDVVDAVLAARFDEPGDAVARVEALAALKTAADFEPLAVAFKRVGNIIKGGVDNPVQADLFEADCERALAAAIESARQHIVDQVNKGDYGAALQTIAALREPVDAFFDGVMVMADDEKVKTNRLALLTQVAGLFADIADFTRIAA; from the coding sequence ATGTCCAAAGACATATTTCTTGAAATAGGGACCGAAGAGATCCCAGCAGGATTTCTTCCCAAGGCTATGGCCGATCTCGAGCGCATGATTCGTAAAGAGCTTGAGACTGCGCGCCTGGAGTTTGGCGAGATCAAAACCTTTGCCACGCCTCGCCGCCTGGCTTTGGCCGTTAGTGACGTTGCCGAAGATCAGCCGACCTTGCGCACTGAGGCGATGGGTCCAGCCAAGCAGATTGCTTACGATGCCGACGGCAATCCTACCAAGGCCGCGATCGGTTTCGCCCGTGGCCAAGGTGTTGATGTTGCTGAGCTGAAGCTGGTTGAGACAGAAAAGGGTGAGTATCTTTTTATTGAAAAGGAAGAGCCTGGTCGTCCAACACGAGAGCTGTTAGCTACCGTTCTGCCTCGCCTGGTCGCTGCACTCTCTTTCAAAAAGTCGATGCGTTGGGAGACTCAGGATATTCGCTTTGCTCGCCCGATGCATTGGATCGTCGCTCTTTACGGGGGAGACGTGATCTCCTTTACCCATGGCAACCTGACCAGCGGCTATCAATCGCGCGGGCACCGCTTCATGGCTCCACAGGAGTTTACCGTAACCGATATGGGCGATTGGCTGGAAGGTTGTCGCAAACATTTTGTAACGGCCGACCACATCGAGCGCAAGGCAACGATTCGTGAGCAAGTTGTTGCCACAGGCAAGGCTGCAGGTGGAAATACCGTTGTTGATGAAAAGTTGCTCGAAGAGGTGACCTACCTGCTCGAAGATTCGACTCCGCTATGCGGCACCTTTGAAGAAAAATATCTGCAACTGCCGCGTGAACTTCTGGTGACCTCGATGCGGGAGCATCAGCGCTATTTCACCATCGAAGATGCGCAGGGCAAACTGCTCAACAAGTTTATTACCGTATCCAACACCCGCCCGGAAGATGAGCAGGTTGTCGTTAAGGGTAATGAGAAAGTAATCCGCGCACGTCTTGCCGACGCAATGTTCTTCTGGGAAGAAGATCAGAAGATCAAATTTGAGAGCAATCTGGAGACTCTGAAAAATGTGATCTACCAGGCCAAGCTCGGCAGCAGCTTCGAAAAGGTTGAGCGTTTCACGCAGATTGCCAAGGGGCTGGCTGAACGCTTTGAGCCCACAGCCGTAGCCCTGACCGAGCGGGCGGCTCGTTTGGCCAAGTGTGATCTCGAATCAAAGATGGTTTACGAGTTCCCAGAGTTACAAGGCATCATGGGCCGGGAGTATTCCCGTCTCGAAGGTGAGGACCCACGGGTTTCAATTGCCATCTTTGAGCATTACCTGCCCACAGAAGCTGGCGGCACCTTGCCTTCCGATAATCTCGGCGCTTTCGTCTCTATTGCCGACAAGATCGATACCATCTGCGGTTGTTTCGGTGTCGGGCTGATCCCCACCGGATCGGCAGATCCTTATGCCTTGCGGCGCTGTGCGATCGGTGTTCTCAATATTATCCTTGATCGTGGCTACCAGGTCAGCATCCCTGAGTTGATTGAGCAGAGTCTTGGCCTGTTGGAAGAAAAGTTGACTCGGCCACGCGCCGAGGTGCAGGCCGACGTGGTGGATTTCATCCGTTTGCGTCTGGCCAACATGTTGACAAGCCGTGATTTTGCTTCCGACGTCGTTGATGCTGTTCTGGCCGCCCGCTTCGATGAGCCCGGTGATGCCGTGGCCAGAGTCGAGGCGTTGGCCGCTCTTAAAACCGCGGCTGATTTTGAGCCGCTGGCGGTCGCTTTCAAACGTGTCGGCAACATCATCAAGGGCGGTGTTGATAACCCGGTGCAGGCGGATCTTTTTGAAGCCGATTGCGAAAGAGCCCTGGCCGCAGCAATTGAGTCAGCGAGGCAGCACATTGTCGACCAGGTTAACAAGGGTGACTATGGTGCGGCGCTACAAACGATCGCCGCGTTACGCGAACCGGTCGATGCTTTTTTCGACGGGGTCATGGTTATGGCCGACGATGAAAAGGTTAAGACCAACAGACTGGCCTTGCTGACACAGGTCGCCGGCTTGTTCGCCGACATCGCAGACTTTACACGCATCGCCGCTTAG
- the ppdK gene encoding pyruvate, phosphate dikinase, translating to MAKYVYFFGAGEAEGRGDMKNLLGGKGANLAEMTSIGLPVPAGFTVTTEVCTEFYKNDRNYPAGLEEEVNQHLAKVETLMDKKFGDSQNPLLVSVRSGARASMPGMMDTVLNLGLNDETVQGVIAQSGDERFAYDSYRRFIQMYANVVLNMDGDILEHILVKMKEDRGVVEDTALTAADLKEMVGLFKNKVKEELGQDFPMDPKEQLWGAIGAVFGSWMNFRAITYRRLNNIPAEWGTAVNVQSMVFGNMGDDCATGVAFTRDPSTGEDYFYGEYLVNAQGEDVVAGTRTPQPINKAKHQPGDLPAMEDVLPDCYEQLAKIRDLLEKHYKDMQDIEFTIEKHKLYMLQTRNGKRTAKAAVKIAVDMVAEGLISKNEAIMRVAPEQLDQLLHPSLDPDAQKTVVAKGLPASPGAACGEIVFSANEAEEAAKIGLKVILVRVETSPEDIHGMHAAQGILTARGGMTSHAAVVARGMGKSCVAGCSDIKVDYANQQFTARNGQVFKQGDIITLDGSTGEVMRGEVPTVQPELTGEFGQLMEWVDGIRRLRVRTNADTPHDSQVARDFGAEGIGLCRTEHMFFEGDRIAAVREMILSADLDGRKRALAKILPMQKGDFLGLFQVMKGLPVTIRLLDPPLHEFLPHTDKEIEALAAEMNVPAQTLKAKVESLHEFNPMLGHRGCRLAVTYPEIYDMQVQAIMEAACELVKNEGFSIVPEIMIPLVCEVKELAILRANAIRVADEVIARYGVEVTYLIGTMIELPRAALTADVIAHEAEFFSFGTNDLTQTTYGLSRDDAGKFLPFYVEHELFPTDPFVAIDQEGVGQLVKMGCELGRKTRPDIKLGICGEHGGEASSVKFCHRIGLDYVSCSPFRVPIARLAAAQAVLEQA from the coding sequence ATGGCAAAGTATGTTTATTTCTTCGGCGCCGGAGAGGCCGAAGGGCGCGGCGACATGAAGAATCTGCTCGGAGGCAAGGGCGCCAACCTGGCGGAAATGACCAGCATCGGTTTGCCTGTTCCAGCCGGTTTTACGGTCACGACGGAAGTTTGTACAGAATTCTACAAGAACGACCGCAATTATCCTGCCGGGTTGGAAGAGGAGGTCAATCAGCATCTGGCCAAGGTTGAGACGTTGATGGACAAGAAGTTCGGCGACTCACAGAATCCATTGCTGGTTTCGGTGCGTTCCGGGGCCAGGGCCTCGATGCCGGGCATGATGGATACGGTCCTTAATCTTGGCCTCAACGACGAGACTGTTCAAGGCGTTATAGCCCAGAGTGGCGACGAACGCTTTGCCTACGATTCTTACCGCCGCTTCATCCAGATGTACGCCAACGTTGTGCTCAATATGGATGGCGATATTCTCGAGCATATTCTGGTGAAGATGAAAGAAGATCGCGGCGTTGTGGAAGACACCGCTTTGACTGCCGCTGACCTGAAAGAAATGGTTGGTCTTTTCAAAAACAAAGTTAAGGAAGAGCTTGGTCAAGATTTCCCCATGGACCCTAAAGAACAACTTTGGGGTGCCATTGGTGCTGTGTTCGGCTCCTGGATGAATTTCCGCGCGATCACCTACCGAAGGCTCAACAATATTCCTGCTGAGTGGGGTACTGCAGTGAACGTACAGTCGATGGTCTTTGGCAATATGGGTGATGATTGTGCGACCGGCGTTGCCTTTACCCGCGACCCCTCTACCGGAGAAGATTACTTCTACGGAGAATACCTGGTTAATGCCCAGGGCGAAGACGTGGTTGCCGGTACACGGACGCCACAGCCGATCAACAAGGCCAAACACCAGCCGGGCGACCTGCCCGCCATGGAAGACGTTCTGCCCGATTGCTACGAGCAGCTGGCCAAGATCCGTGACCTCCTCGAGAAGCATTACAAGGATATGCAGGATATCGAGTTCACCATCGAGAAGCACAAGCTTTACATGCTGCAGACCCGTAATGGTAAACGCACTGCAAAAGCAGCTGTGAAGATTGCCGTTGATATGGTTGCCGAAGGCCTGATCAGTAAGAATGAAGCGATCATGCGGGTTGCTCCTGAGCAGCTCGATCAGTTGCTACACCCCTCGCTTGACCCTGATGCACAAAAGACTGTAGTTGCCAAGGGTTTGCCGGCTTCGCCAGGCGCGGCCTGTGGCGAGATAGTCTTTTCGGCTAATGAAGCCGAAGAGGCTGCCAAGATCGGTCTCAAGGTGATTCTGGTGCGTGTTGAAACCAGCCCGGAAGATATCCACGGTATGCACGCCGCTCAAGGCATTCTCACCGCTCGTGGCGGCATGACCTCGCACGCCGCTGTCGTTGCCCGTGGCATGGGCAAGAGCTGTGTGGCCGGCTGCAGCGATATCAAAGTTGATTACGCCAATCAGCAGTTTACCGCCAGGAATGGCCAGGTTTTCAAGCAGGGTGATATCATCACCCTCGACGGGTCCACCGGCGAAGTCATGCGGGGAGAGGTGCCGACCGTACAACCAGAACTGACCGGTGAGTTCGGCCAGTTGATGGAATGGGTCGACGGCATCCGTCGCCTGCGCGTTCGCACCAACGCTGATACGCCGCATGATTCCCAGGTCGCCCGCGACTTCGGCGCCGAAGGCATCGGCCTCTGTCGTACCGAGCACATGTTCTTCGAGGGAGACCGGATCGCGGCCGTCCGCGAGATGATCCTTTCTGCTGATCTGGACGGTCGTAAGCGAGCATTGGCGAAAATCTTGCCGATGCAAAAAGGTGATTTCCTCGGCCTGTTCCAGGTCATGAAGGGGCTGCCTGTAACCATTCGCCTGCTTGATCCGCCGCTGCATGAGTTCCTACCACACACCGACAAGGAGATCGAAGCCTTGGCTGCCGAGATGAACGTCCCGGCGCAGACTCTGAAAGCCAAAGTCGAGTCTCTACATGAATTCAACCCGATGCTTGGTCATCGTGGTTGTCGTTTGGCGGTCACCTATCCTGAAATCTACGACATGCAGGTACAGGCGATCATGGAAGCGGCCTGCGAACTGGTCAAGAACGAGGGCTTCAGTATTGTTCCCGAGATCATGATTCCTCTCGTCTGCGAAGTGAAGGAGTTGGCCATTCTGCGGGCTAATGCCATTCGCGTGGCTGATGAGGTCATCGCCCGTTACGGGGTTGAGGTGACTTACCTGATCGGTACCATGATCGAGTTGCCTCGCGCGGCACTGACTGCTGATGTCATTGCCCACGAAGCAGAGTTCTTCTCCTTCGGTACCAATGACCTGACTCAAACCACCTACGGCTTGTCTCGTGATGATGCCGGCAAGTTTCTGCCCTTCTACGTCGAGCATGAGCTTTTCCCCACGGATCCTTTTGTTGCCATTGACCAGGAAGGTGTCGGCCAACTGGTGAAGATGGGTTGTGAACTCGGACGCAAGACCCGCCCTGACATCAAGCTCGGCATCTGTGGTGAGCACGGCGGTGAAGCCTCCTCGGTGAAGTTCTGTCACCGTATCGGTCTCGATTATGTCTCCTGCTCGCCTTTCCGTGTACCTATCGCTCGTTTGGCTGCGGCACAGGCGGTGTTGGAACAGGCCTGA
- the glyQ gene encoding glycine--tRNA ligase subunit alpha translates to MNFQELILALQNYWANHGCILQQPYDTEKGAGTFHPATFLRALGPEPWNVAYVEPSRRPTDGRYGENPNRLQHYYQFQVLLKPSPMNIQELYLDSLKSFGIDPAKHDIRFVEDDWESPTLGAWGLGWEVWLDGMEITQFTYFQQCGGIDLKPIPGELTYGIERIAMYIQGVDNVYDLDWGGGLKYGDVHHQTEVEFSTYNFEEADTGMMLQLFDMYEKECTRLAERELVFPAYDYVLKCSHAFNMLDARGAISVTERAHYIGRVRNLSKLCAELYVAQREKMGFPLLKK, encoded by the coding sequence GTGAATTTTCAAGAACTCATCCTGGCACTACAGAACTACTGGGCCAACCACGGCTGCATTCTTCAGCAGCCCTATGATACGGAAAAGGGCGCGGGTACTTTTCATCCTGCAACTTTTTTGCGCGCGCTTGGCCCTGAGCCGTGGAACGTCGCATATGTAGAGCCGTCCCGTCGTCCTACTGATGGGCGCTACGGTGAAAACCCGAATCGTCTGCAACACTATTACCAGTTCCAGGTTCTCCTCAAGCCTTCGCCGATGAATATTCAGGAGCTTTATCTCGACTCTCTCAAGAGCTTTGGGATTGATCCTGCCAAGCACGACATTCGTTTTGTTGAGGATGATTGGGAGTCACCGACTCTTGGTGCCTGGGGTCTTGGCTGGGAAGTCTGGCTGGATGGTATGGAGATTACCCAGTTCACTTATTTCCAGCAATGTGGTGGTATTGACCTCAAACCGATTCCAGGCGAGTTGACTTACGGTATTGAGCGTATCGCCATGTATATCCAGGGCGTTGATAATGTCTACGACCTCGATTGGGGCGGCGGGCTTAAGTATGGCGACGTTCATCATCAGACCGAAGTTGAATTCTCCACTTATAACTTCGAAGAGGCCGACACCGGCATGATGCTGCAACTTTTCGATATGTACGAAAAAGAATGCACGCGTCTGGCGGAAAGAGAGCTGGTCTTCCCGGCTTACGACTACGTACTGAAGTGCTCACACGCGTTTAACATGCTTGATGCCCGTGGCGCTATCTCGGTCACCGAGCGTGCACACTACATCGGCCGGGTTCGTAACCTGTCCAAGCTTTGCGCGGAGTTGTATGTGGCTCAGCGAGAGAAGATGGGTTTTCCGCTTCTGAAAAAATGA
- a CDS encoding fused MFS/spermidine synthase, whose translation MNEQQSNTPHSKMFVCFLILTSLTGGSLIMVVEVLGSKVIGPFFGASLFVWTSLISVAMIALAAGYAFGGFMSDRRGHADYLYGIIALSGIAVLLIPSLTPPVLKLCMPLGLRTGAFLSSCMLFGPSLFLMGCISPYVIKIAAKELHSIGRTVGSFYAISTIGSVLGTISTGFVLIAFLGVKQIFFLVGCLLLLLSVLYFTLFRKKAAAVLVLLPLFFFWPADRVIDKVMENGTRVQVVASEKSYYGDVKVVDYSYREKHTRELVIDGLVHSGVDMKSGRSIYPYTYILPHYVMEMNPQGKDCLMLGLGAGTIPGIFQAHGVMTDVLDIDPVVFDVAETYFNFRNNGKSIVEDARYYLINTPRKYDFVVLDVFSGDTMPAHLLSLEAYELINQVLSPGGIMAFNLFGSLDKDSYMTASIIKTLQQVFENVDIFPNFNPVGPTGSGNISVFAYNGASRTIQKNLFSDVASHPFVANTLNFQHLWKWRFSADDKAIILTDNYIPLEFYNAWISEQVRKNIVETTDWDVLSS comes from the coding sequence ATGAATGAACAGCAATCCAACACGCCACATTCGAAAATGTTTGTCTGTTTTTTAATCTTGACTTCTTTGACCGGCGGGTCGCTGATCATGGTCGTTGAAGTGCTTGGTTCAAAAGTTATCGGTCCTTTCTTCGGGGCCAGTTTGTTTGTCTGGACGTCGCTGATATCTGTGGCGATGATCGCTCTGGCAGCAGGCTACGCGTTCGGCGGATTCATGTCAGATCGTCGGGGGCACGCCGATTATCTCTATGGCATTATCGCGTTGTCGGGGATTGCTGTGCTGCTGATCCCTTCGCTGACGCCACCTGTACTTAAACTCTGTATGCCGCTTGGCTTGCGTACAGGGGCTTTCTTGAGCAGTTGCATGCTTTTCGGACCGTCGCTCTTTCTGATGGGATGCATCTCCCCTTATGTGATTAAAATTGCGGCAAAGGAATTGCACAGTATTGGCCGAACGGTGGGCAGTTTCTATGCAATTTCCACTATCGGTAGCGTTCTCGGAACGATCTCCACTGGCTTTGTTCTGATTGCTTTTTTGGGTGTAAAGCAGATATTTTTCCTGGTTGGCTGCCTATTGCTGCTTCTGTCAGTACTCTATTTTACTCTGTTCAGGAAGAAGGCTGCTGCTGTTTTGGTGCTGCTGCCTCTGTTCTTTTTCTGGCCGGCTGATCGGGTGATTGATAAGGTCATGGAGAATGGTACGCGCGTCCAGGTCGTTGCGAGCGAGAAAAGTTACTATGGAGATGTCAAGGTGGTTGATTACAGCTACCGTGAAAAGCATACGCGCGAGCTTGTAATTGACGGCCTGGTGCATAGCGGGGTTGATATGAAAAGTGGTCGGTCAATTTACCCTTATACTTATATCTTGCCGCATTATGTCATGGAGATGAACCCGCAGGGTAAAGACTGTCTCATGTTGGGGCTGGGCGCAGGGACTATACCTGGGATTTTCCAGGCGCATGGAGTGATGACCGATGTCCTTGATATTGATCCTGTTGTTTTTGATGTTGCTGAGACGTACTTCAACTTCCGTAATAACGGCAAATCTATCGTTGAAGATGCTCGATATTACTTGATAAATACACCCCGAAAATACGATTTTGTTGTCCTCGACGTCTTCAGCGGAGACACGATGCCTGCCCACTTGCTTAGTCTCGAAGCTTATGAATTGATTAATCAGGTTCTTTCCCCAGGTGGTATTATGGCTTTTAATCTTTTTGGCAGCCTCGACAAAGACAGCTATATGACGGCCTCGATCATCAAGACCTTGCAACAGGTTTTTGAGAATGTGGATATCTTCCCAAACTTTAACCCGGTTGGCCCGACTGGCTCTGGGAATATCTCGGTTTTTGCTTACAACGGAGCTTCGCGAACCATTCAAAAAAATCTGTTCTCCGACGTGGCCTCACATCCTTTTGTTGCCAACACCCTGAATTTTCAGCACCTTTGGAAGTGGCGGTTCTCTGCAGATGACAAAGCGATTATTCTGACGGATAACTATATTCCTCTGGAGTTCTATAATGCATGGATCAGCGAGCAGGTGCGCAAGAATATTGTTGAAACAACCGATTGGGATGTGCTTTCATCTTGA
- the mgtE gene encoding magnesium transporter, which produces MDQKQQLLLDATRRLIRRGAFPNLAKLLAKSHPADIAHLFRYLDLKDQRILFNLIEDAEKSAYVLAELDHSTGAQLLEQLDKETITEVLQEMSSDDAADIIGNMPQELADEILDIMHDEDSEEIEHLLQYDEDTAGGIMSTEIFSLDEDLTVKDAIEAIQQAGDVEMVFYLYVVNEAGQLVGVLSLRQLLTVLPTKKLSEIMITDVLSVRTDVDQEEVARIVEKYNILAIPVVDEMNSLKGIITVDDIIDVIRQEATEDIYKMAGASEEELLYGYKAFKIARLRLPWLLVNLFGGVATGYLMWLFKVTLKEVIALLVFIPVITGMGGNVGGQSATIMVRGFATGRIDFTMLRQVFFKEVRVGMIMGSVCGFTVGLVAWFWHGNPYLGMVVGLAMFVAMIVAASMGVIAPAAFKRLGIDPAIASTPFVQTANDITGILIYFATATAFISYLR; this is translated from the coding sequence ATGGATCAGAAACAACAGCTTTTGCTCGATGCTACCAGGCGCCTGATCCGGCGCGGGGCTTTTCCTAATCTGGCGAAACTCCTTGCTAAATCTCATCCTGCTGATATCGCACATCTCTTCCGCTACCTTGACCTTAAGGATCAGCGTATTCTCTTCAACCTGATTGAAGATGCGGAGAAGAGCGCCTACGTACTGGCTGAGCTTGATCACAGCACGGGCGCGCAACTGCTTGAACAGCTCGATAAAGAAACCATTACTGAAGTTCTTCAGGAAATGTCTTCAGATGATGCGGCTGATATTATCGGTAACATGCCGCAAGAGCTTGCGGACGAAATCCTCGATATTATGCACGATGAGGATTCTGAAGAGATTGAGCATCTGCTTCAATATGATGAGGACACGGCCGGCGGTATCATGTCGACCGAAATTTTCTCCCTCGATGAAGATCTCACCGTTAAGGATGCCATCGAAGCGATTCAACAGGCCGGAGATGTGGAGATGGTCTTCTATCTCTACGTGGTCAATGAGGCCGGGCAGCTCGTTGGTGTTCTTTCTCTTCGCCAGTTGTTGACGGTTCTGCCAACGAAAAAACTTTCGGAAATCATGATCACCGATGTTTTGAGTGTGCGCACCGACGTGGACCAGGAAGAGGTTGCGAGGATTGTTGAAAAATATAATATTCTTGCGATACCGGTTGTCGATGAGATGAACAGCCTGAAGGGTATTATCACCGTAGATGATATTATCGATGTTATTCGGCAAGAGGCGACTGAAGATATCTACAAGATGGCCGGTGCCAGCGAGGAAGAGCTCCTCTATGGCTACAAAGCGTTCAAAATCGCCCGACTTCGTTTGCCCTGGCTGTTGGTTAACTTGTTCGGTGGCGTTGCGACCGGTTACCTGATGTGGCTTTTCAAGGTGACCCTCAAGGAAGTGATCGCTCTGCTCGTTTTTATTCCTGTTATTACCGGTATGGGCGGTAACGTTGGAGGCCAGTCGGCGACGATTATGGTGCGAGGCTTTGCCACCGGGCGCATTGATTTCACAATGCTGCGTCAAGTTTTTTTCAAAGAAGTCCGGGTTGGTATGATCATGGGAAGTGTTTGTGGTTTCACTGTCGGCCTGGTTGCCTGGTTCTGGCATGGCAACCCCTATCTGGGGATGGTCGTTGGCCTGGCGATGTTTGTCGCGATGATTGTCGCTGCCTCGATGGGTGTGATTGCTCCCGCCGCCTTTAAGCGACTTGGTATTGACCCTGCGATTGCTTCAACGCCTTTTGTTCAAACTGCTAATGATATCACTGGTATCCTCATCTACTTTGCGACTGCGACCGCATTTATCTCTTATTTGCGTTGA